A portion of the Halalkalicoccus tibetensis genome contains these proteins:
- a CDS encoding aldo/keto reductase, with protein MEYHSLGSTGTQVSELCFGTWRFGKESNGTVETSRDEAHELLDAAWENGINFIDTANVYGTPHGTSEEYIGEWLDDHDREDFVLASKVYFPFDGWGEPGPNDSGLGRKHIRAQVEGTLDRLGTDYLDLYYIHRFDEDTPIEETLDTLDTLVDKGKVNYLGASTMAAWQLTKALWKSEVEGYERFEVTQPLFHAAYRDDVADYLDVCADQELAVCPYSPLAGGFLTGKYEREGEEVVGPEGSRADLDDRFEDYYVSDRGWQVLEEIRTVADEEGATPAQVSLRWLMDQEAFSCTPIVGARTTDQLEENVGAVEVDLSREQRERIDDARYEEADQRYGH; from the coding sequence ATGGAGTACCACAGCCTCGGTTCGACCGGCACGCAGGTCTCGGAACTCTGTTTCGGGACGTGGCGCTTCGGCAAGGAGAGCAACGGCACCGTCGAGACCAGCAGGGACGAAGCCCACGAGCTGCTGGACGCGGCGTGGGAGAACGGGATCAACTTCATCGACACCGCGAACGTCTACGGCACCCCCCACGGGACCAGCGAGGAGTACATCGGCGAGTGGCTCGATGACCACGACCGCGAGGACTTCGTGCTCGCCTCGAAGGTCTACTTCCCCTTCGACGGCTGGGGCGAGCCCGGCCCGAACGACTCCGGGCTGGGTCGAAAGCACATCCGCGCGCAGGTCGAGGGCACGCTCGACAGGCTGGGAACGGACTACCTCGACCTCTACTACATCCACCGCTTCGACGAGGACACGCCCATCGAGGAGACGCTCGACACCCTCGATACGCTCGTCGACAAGGGGAAGGTCAACTACCTCGGCGCCTCGACGATGGCCGCCTGGCAGCTGACGAAGGCCCTCTGGAAGTCTGAGGTAGAGGGGTACGAACGCTTCGAGGTCACCCAGCCGCTCTTTCACGCGGCGTATCGCGACGACGTCGCGGACTACCTCGACGTCTGTGCCGACCAGGAGCTCGCGGTCTGTCCGTACTCGCCGCTCGCGGGCGGCTTCCTCACCGGCAAGTACGAGCGCGAGGGCGAGGAGGTCGTCGGCCCCGAGGGCTCGCGGGCGGATCTGGACGACCGCTTCGAGGACTACTACGTCTCCGATCGGGGCTGGCAGGTCTTAGAGGAGATCCGCACGGTCGCCGACGAGGAGGGCGCGACGCCCGCACAGGTCTCGCTGCGATGGCTGATGGACCAGGAGGCGTTCTCGTGTACGCCGATCGTCGGCGCGCGCACGACCGACCAACTCGAGGAGAACGTCGGCGCGGTCGAGGTCGACCTCTCGCGCGAGCAGCGCGAACGGATCGACGACGCGCGCTACGAGGAGGCCGACCAGCGGTACGGCCACTGA
- a CDS encoding Gfo/Idh/MocA family oxidoreductase, protein MPIRIGAIGLGALGTISTRILDEREDVRVVAGVDTDPDARSAFEADYDAASYDDTESLLASEELDAVSIVTPHTLHARQIRACLEAGVSVHVEKPMVTDLEEAVALTDLAAEREPVLQVGYQRHFHPRFRELKRIVDDGRIGTPHMIACHLEQAWLDAVGGSWRTDPELSGGGQLYDSGSHLLDALLWVTGSRPVSVAATTDPRGERVDVNGALAATLERDGSPITASIGVTGEGSTGPDTGEGLSVWGTEGAVEYDGDRVRVREGGVDYEAGIEDPSFETLTRRKLASFLRAVRGDEPPAVGPEVGLRVTALTEAAYEAAETGRTVDVEERIAAARDRTP, encoded by the coding sequence ATGCCCATCCGAATCGGCGCGATCGGCCTCGGCGCGCTCGGGACGATCTCGACGCGGATCCTCGACGAGCGCGAGGACGTCCGAGTCGTCGCCGGGGTCGACACCGACCCCGACGCCAGAAGCGCGTTCGAGGCCGACTACGACGCCGCGAGCTACGACGACACCGAGTCGCTGCTCGCGAGCGAGGAGCTCGACGCCGTCTCGATCGTCACCCCGCATACGCTCCACGCACGTCAGATCCGCGCCTGCCTCGAGGCCGGCGTCTCGGTCCACGTCGAGAAGCCGATGGTGACCGACCTCGAGGAGGCGGTCGCGCTCACCGACCTCGCCGCCGAGCGCGAGCCGGTCCTCCAGGTCGGCTACCAGCGACACTTCCACCCCCGCTTTCGCGAGCTCAAGCGGATCGTCGACGACGGGCGGATCGGGACACCGCACATGATCGCCTGCCACCTCGAACAGGCCTGGCTCGACGCGGTCGGCGGCAGCTGGCGTACCGACCCCGAGCTCTCGGGCGGCGGCCAGCTCTACGACTCGGGCTCGCACCTGCTCGACGCGCTGCTGTGGGTCACCGGCTCGCGGCCCGTCTCGGTCGCGGCGACGACCGACCCGCGGGGCGAGCGCGTCGACGTCAACGGCGCGCTGGCGGCGACCCTCGAACGCGACGGGAGCCCGATCACCGCGAGCATCGGCGTCACCGGCGAGGGATCGACGGGCCCCGATACGGGCGAGGGGCTCTCGGTCTGGGGAACCGAGGGCGCCGTCGAGTACGACGGCGATCGGGTCCGGGTGCGGGAGGGAGGCGTTGACTACGAGGCGGGGATCGAGGACCCCTCCTTCGAGACGCTCACCCGGCGGAAGCTCGCGAGCTTCCTGCGTGCGGTCCGCGGCGATGAGCCGCCGGCGGTGGGCCCGGAGGTCGGACTGCGGGTCACGGCGCTGACGGAGGCGGCCTACGAGGCCGCGGAGACGGGCCGGACCGTCGACGTCGAGGAGCGGATCGCGGCCGCCCGGGATCGAACCCCTTAG
- a CDS encoding ABC transporter ATP-binding protein, with the protein MEPVLVAEDVHRSYGDTTALDGLSLSVAAGEVFALIGPNGAGKTTLVRALTGTTTPDSGRVSALGSAPDDVDRNRIALLPQAFSPPERLTGRELLDYYAGLYDDPRPVDEVLAEVGMAGDADSWYETLSGGQQRRICVGTALVNDPDVLFLDEPTTGIDPAGRRDLWALIADLAAGGTTVFLTTHDMAEAEELGDRVGLLAAGRLVEVGSPGALVADHGGESRLVVETDAGADAMAGRDYRVSESGRGLTIHGIDPEGIGGAVAALEDAGIEYESLTWSQPSLEDVYLELAGDRAEDALGGGR; encoded by the coding sequence ATGGAGCCCGTACTCGTCGCCGAGGACGTCCACCGGAGCTACGGCGACACGACCGCCCTCGACGGCCTCTCGCTGTCGGTCGCGGCGGGCGAGGTGTTCGCGCTCATCGGCCCCAACGGCGCGGGTAAGACGACGCTCGTGCGCGCGCTGACCGGCACCACGACGCCCGATTCGGGGCGCGTCTCGGCGCTCGGGTCCGCGCCCGACGACGTCGACAGGAACCGGATCGCGCTGCTGCCCCAGGCGTTCTCGCCGCCCGAACGACTCACCGGCCGGGAGCTGCTCGACTATTACGCCGGCCTCTACGACGACCCCCGACCCGTCGACGAGGTGCTCGCGGAGGTGGGGATGGCCGGCGACGCCGACTCGTGGTACGAGACGCTCTCGGGGGGACAACAGCGCCGGATCTGCGTGGGGACGGCGCTGGTCAACGACCCGGACGTGCTCTTCCTCGACGAACCCACGACGGGGATCGACCCCGCGGGCCGCCGGGACCTCTGGGCGCTGATCGCCGACCTCGCCGCGGGCGGCACCACCGTCTTCCTCACCACCCACGACATGGCGGAGGCCGAGGAGCTCGGCGACCGGGTCGGCCTGCTCGCGGCCGGCCGGCTCGTCGAGGTCGGCTCCCCCGGGGCCCTCGTTGCCGACCACGGAGGAGAGAGTCGCCTCGTGGTCGAGACCGACGCCGGTGCCGACGCGATGGCCGGAAGAGACTACCGCGTCTCGGAATCCGGCCGGGGACTGACGATCCACGGGATCGACCCCGAGGGGATCGGCGGGGCGGTCGCCGCGCTCGAGGACGCGGGCATCGAGTACGAGTCGCTGACCTGGAGCCAGCCCTCCCTGGAGGACGTCTACCTCGAACTGGCCGGCGACCGCGCCGAGGATGCCCTCGGAGGTGGCCGATGA
- a CDS encoding ABC transporter permease → MSTLARTRAEFVAAWNSFVRRRTAVFFTFFFPVILIVIFGALVTTDPTGGGLFTEPPEYYLAGYLAVVVLFTPLSRVGSTVARHREGNRFEKLATTPLRRIEWLLAHTLVNAILVGIASAILLVVLWLLTDATFALSPALVPFVLIGSAVFCGIGALLGRVADSQDGVIAAANTIALPMLFLAETFVPPELLPGWMGPVIDLLPLTYFSRGVREATVAGGPWLADLAILSGLAIAFFLLGAYALPRTD, encoded by the coding sequence ATGAGCACGCTCGCGCGCACCCGCGCGGAGTTCGTCGCCGCCTGGAACTCCTTCGTCCGCCGGCGGACCGCCGTCTTCTTCACCTTCTTCTTCCCGGTGATCCTGATCGTCATCTTCGGCGCGCTCGTCACCACCGATCCGACCGGCGGCGGCCTCTTCACCGAACCGCCCGAGTACTACCTCGCGGGCTATCTCGCGGTCGTCGTCCTGTTCACCCCGCTCTCGCGCGTGGGCAGCACCGTCGCGCGCCACCGCGAGGGAAACAGGTTCGAGAAGCTGGCGACGACGCCGCTCCGGAGGATCGAATGGCTGCTCGCACACACCCTCGTGAACGCGATCCTCGTCGGGATCGCGAGCGCGATCCTGCTGGTCGTGCTGTGGCTGCTCACCGATGCGACGTTCGCGCTCTCGCCCGCCCTGGTCCCGTTCGTCCTGATCGGTTCGGCGGTCTTCTGCGGGATCGGCGCCCTATTGGGGAGAGTCGCGGACTCCCAGGACGGCGTGATCGCCGCCGCCAACACCATCGCGCTGCCGATGCTCTTCCTCGCGGAGACGTTCGTCCCGCCGGAGCTGCTCCCGGGCTGGATGGGACCGGTGATCGACCTGCTTCCCCTGACGTACTTCTCGCGGGGCGTCCGCGAGGCCACGGTGGCGGGCGGGCCTTGGCTCGCGGATCTGGCGATCCTGTCGGGGCTCGCGATCGCCTTCTTCCTCCTGGGCGCCTACGCGCTCCCCCGAACGGACTGA
- a CDS encoding putative sulfate/molybdate transporter: MAVSVDITGSRRLEFSADELTGAVGDSLTVLPIVVALALLTEISLPHVLIAFGLFQIVWGAWYGLPVSVEPMKALAALAIAGALSYAELALAGLVLGVVLLAIGAAGALSVVERWIGEPVIRGIQFAVGLILLETALSLAAGSPPLAAVGLAIALGVVALGYRNASALVVLAAGAAIAVWTAGVPPVQSPGLPPVPAVGSALTWSAADGIVAQFAMTIGNAALATSLLFSDLFDREVPADELSGSMGVTNLLAVPLGGIPMCHGCDGVAGKYEFGARTGGANVILGVGYLALALVATGALVAAFPLAMLGVLLALVAVSLGANVTESSDLPLSIGIGLLALVWNIGVAFLLGIVAHLAMERYRRGA; encoded by the coding sequence GTGGCCGTTTCAGTCGATATCACCGGATCCCGGCGGCTCGAGTTCTCCGCGGACGAACTGACCGGTGCGGTAGGGGATTCGCTTACGGTCCTCCCGATCGTCGTCGCGCTGGCGCTGCTGACCGAGATCTCGCTGCCGCACGTCCTGATCGCCTTCGGGCTCTTCCAGATCGTCTGGGGGGCGTGGTACGGGCTGCCGGTCTCCGTCGAGCCGATGAAGGCGCTCGCGGCGCTCGCGATCGCCGGAGCCCTGTCGTACGCGGAGCTCGCGCTCGCCGGGCTGGTGTTGGGGGTCGTCCTGCTCGCGATCGGCGCGGCGGGTGCGCTGTCGGTCGTCGAGCGCTGGATCGGCGAGCCGGTCATTCGTGGGATCCAGTTCGCGGTGGGGCTGATCCTGCTCGAGACCGCCCTCTCGCTCGCGGCCGGGAGCCCCCCGCTCGCCGCCGTGGGGCTGGCGATCGCGCTCGGGGTCGTCGCGCTCGGCTATCGGAACGCGAGCGCGCTCGTCGTCCTCGCGGCCGGCGCGGCGATCGCGGTCTGGACGGCCGGCGTTCCGCCGGTCCAGTCGCCCGGCCTCCCGCCGGTTCCGGCCGTCGGGAGTGCGCTGACCTGGAGCGCGGCCGACGGGATCGTCGCGCAGTTCGCGATGACGATCGGCAACGCGGCGCTCGCGACCTCGCTGCTGTTCTCCGATCTGTTCGACCGGGAGGTGCCGGCCGACGAGCTCTCGGGGAGCATGGGCGTGACGAACCTCCTCGCCGTGCCGCTGGGCGGGATCCCGATGTGTCACGGCTGCGACGGCGTCGCCGGCAAGTACGAGTTCGGCGCGCGCACCGGCGGCGCGAACGTGATCCTCGGGGTCGGCTATCTCGCGCTCGCCCTGGTGGCGACCGGCGCGCTCGTCGCCGCCTTCCCGCTCGCGATGCTCGGGGTGCTGCTGGCGCTCGTCGCCGTCTCGCTGGGCGCGAACGTGACCGAGTCCTCGGATCTACCCCTCTCGATCGGGATCGGCCTCCTCGCGCTGGTCTGGAACATCGGCGTCGCGTTCCTGCTCGGGATCGTCGCCCACCTCGCGATGGAGCGCTACCGCCGAGGGGCCTGA
- a CDS encoding cobalamin B12-binding domain-containing protein: protein MSVEEDQRAIRCLVAKVGLDGHDRGAHVISRAFRDAGFEVIYSGLHNAPDEIVQAAVQEDVDVLGISILSGAHNTLVPKVVAGLKEYGAFEDTLIILGGVIPEKDQPGLRDAGVDAIFGPGTPMSETIEFVRENAPDR from the coding sequence GTGAGCGTCGAGGAGGACCAGCGCGCGATCCGCTGTCTCGTCGCGAAGGTCGGCCTCGACGGCCACGACCGGGGCGCCCACGTCATCTCGCGGGCCTTTCGGGACGCCGGTTTCGAGGTCATCTACTCGGGGCTGCACAACGCGCCCGACGAGATCGTCCAGGCCGCGGTCCAGGAGGACGTCGACGTGCTCGGCATCTCGATCCTCTCCGGCGCGCACAACACGCTCGTCCCGAAGGTCGTCGCCGGGCTGAAGGAGTACGGCGCCTTCGAGGACACCCTGATCATCCTCGGCGGGGTGATCCCCGAGAAGGACCAGCCGGGGCTCAGGGACGCGGGCGTCGACGCGATCTTCGGGCCGGGGACGCCGATGAGCGAGACCATCGAGTTCGTCCGCGAGAACGCCCCCGATCGATGA
- the meaB gene encoding methylmalonyl Co-A mutase-associated GTPase MeaB has translation MSDELLDDLLDGQYRALARAITRIENRSPGYRELVAALHDHTGDAEVIGITGSPGAGKSTLVDKLAKAYRDEGLTVGVIAVDPSSPYTGGAVLGDRIRMASTTGDMDTFVRSMSARGQLGGLSTATGDAIKAFDAFGIDRVIVETVGAGQNEIDIVRTADTVAVLVQPESGDDIQMLKAGILEIGDVFVVNKADMSGADRTVKQLSEMLEGRENGEWTPEIIETVATSGEGLDELLETFASHREYLESSGALEEKARTRYAEEVRTLLREDAGSLLEGEIERRGGMEELVDRIVARETDPYTVADDVMAPLEECLAREEREHEPSPR, from the coding sequence ATGAGCGACGAGCTCCTCGACGACCTCCTCGACGGCCAGTACCGCGCGCTCGCGCGGGCGATCACGAGGATCGAGAACCGCTCGCCGGGCTATCGCGAGCTGGTCGCCGCGCTCCACGACCACACCGGCGACGCCGAGGTGATCGGGATCACGGGCAGCCCCGGCGCGGGCAAGTCCACGCTGGTCGACAAGCTCGCGAAGGCCTACCGCGACGAGGGGCTCACCGTGGGTGTGATCGCGGTCGACCCCTCCTCGCCCTATACGGGCGGCGCCGTCCTGGGCGACCGGATCCGCATGGCCTCGACCACCGGCGACATGGACACGTTCGTCCGCTCGATGAGCGCCCGCGGCCAGCTCGGGGGACTGTCGACGGCCACCGGCGACGCGATCAAGGCGTTCGACGCCTTCGGGATCGACCGGGTGATCGTCGAGACGGTCGGGGCGGGCCAGAACGAGATCGACATCGTCCGGACCGCCGACACGGTCGCCGTCCTCGTCCAGCCCGAGAGCGGCGACGACATCCAGATGCTCAAGGCCGGCATCCTCGAGATCGGCGACGTCTTCGTCGTCAACAAGGCCGACATGTCAGGCGCGGATAGGACGGTCAAACAGCTCTCGGAGATGCTCGAGGGCCGAGAGAACGGCGAGTGGACCCCCGAGATCATCGAGACCGTCGCGACGAGCGGCGAGGGCCTCGACGAGCTGCTCGAGACGTTCGCCTCACACCGGGAGTACCTCGAGTCCTCCGGGGCCTTGGAGGAGAAGGCCCGCACCCGCTACGCCGAGGAGGTTCGCACGCTGCTCCGCGAGGACGCCGGCAGCCTGCTCGAGGGCGAGATCGAGCGCCGGGGCGGGATGGAGGAACTGGTCGATCGGATCGTCGCCCGGGAGACCGACCCCTACACCGTCGCCGACGACGTGATGGCGCCCCTAGAGGAGTGTCTCGCCCGCGAGGAGCGCGAGCACGAGCCGTCGCCGCGCTGA
- a CDS encoding alpha/beta hydrolase, with protein sequence MKLRHLIGGTAAAAGLAAAGNRTLAGRAGSLSDPLPGRQHTYRWRGIDVSYTEAGDPADPDLLLVHGVNAAASSHEFAEVFEGLAEEFHVIAPDLPGFGSSERPPLLYSASLYEAFLADFARDTVEDATCVASSLSGAYAVEAAEDAGFSRLVLICPTTTAMPAQRPRLRSLLRAPVVGTALYNLITSRPSIRYFSADHGYYDPENFTDEKLEFEWTSAHQPGARYAPASFVSGFLNSQLDLGKELAEIDVPTTLVWGREADATPLKRGRTLAETADTKLVVIDRARLLPHVEHPREFVGVVREELRGAEDE encoded by the coding sequence ATGAAGCTCCGACACCTGATCGGTGGTACCGCGGCCGCCGCCGGCCTCGCCGCCGCCGGCAACCGGACGCTCGCCGGCCGCGCGGGCTCGCTTTCGGACCCCCTCCCGGGCCGCCAGCACACCTACCGCTGGCGGGGGATCGACGTCTCCTACACCGAGGCCGGCGACCCCGCGGATCCCGACCTGCTTCTGGTCCACGGGGTCAACGCCGCCGCCTCCAGCCACGAGTTCGCGGAGGTCTTCGAGGGGCTCGCCGAGGAGTTCCACGTGATCGCGCCCGACCTGCCCGGCTTCGGGAGCTCGGAACGCCCGCCGCTTCTGTACTCCGCCTCGCTCTACGAGGCCTTCCTCGCGGACTTCGCGCGCGACACCGTCGAGGACGCCACCTGCGTCGCCTCCTCGCTGTCGGGCGCCTACGCCGTCGAGGCCGCCGAGGACGCCGGCTTCTCGCGGCTCGTGTTGATCTGTCCGACCACGACGGCGATGCCGGCCCAGCGCCCCCGGCTTCGCTCGCTGCTGCGCGCGCCCGTCGTCGGCACCGCGCTCTACAACCTGATCACGAGCAGGCCCTCGATCCGGTACTTCAGCGCGGACCACGGCTACTACGACCCGGAGAACTTCACCGACGAGAAGCTGGAGTTCGAGTGGACGAGCGCCCACCAGCCCGGCGCGCGCTACGCGCCCGCCTCGTTCGTCTCCGGCTTCCTCAACAGCCAGCTCGACCTGGGCAAGGAGCTCGCCGAGATCGACGTCCCGACGACGCTCGTCTGGGGCCGGGAGGCCGACGCCACGCCGCTCAAACGGGGGCGCACCCTCGCCGAGACCGCAGACACCAAGCTGGTCGTGATCGACCGTGCCCGACTGCTGCCCCACGTCGAACACCCCCGCGAGTTCGTCGGCGTCGTCCGCGAGGAGCTACGCGGGGCGGAAGACGAGTAG
- a CDS encoding Zn-ribbon domain-containing OB-fold protein translates to MSEQRDEGFDEWMAAIDRGEGYALECPEGHGSLPPRRRCPECGDPDLERQPLPDGGSLDTFTRIHVATPEFADDAPYVVAIVDFGLVRLTGQLRDVEEPEVGMSVAVGVEERETKEEPLLVFRPA, encoded by the coding sequence ATGAGCGAACAGCGTGACGAGGGCTTCGACGAGTGGATGGCGGCGATCGACCGCGGGGAGGGCTACGCGCTCGAGTGTCCCGAGGGACACGGCTCGCTGCCGCCCCGGCGGCGCTGTCCCGAGTGTGGCGACCCGGACCTCGAACGGCAGCCGCTGCCCGACGGCGGCAGCCTCGACACCTTCACCAGGATCCACGTCGCGACCCCCGAGTTCGCCGACGACGCGCCATACGTCGTCGCGATCGTGGACTTCGGGCTCGTCCGACTGACCGGTCAGCTCCGGGACGTCGAGGAGCCCGAGGTCGGAATGAGCGTGGCCGTCGGCGTCGAGGAACGCGAAACGAAGGAGGAGCCGCTACTCGTCTTCCGCCCCGCGTAG
- a CDS encoding thiolase domain-containing protein, which translates to MTGVRIAGTGHTRFGQFPERTGRDLFAEAADGAIEGAGVDRGDVEALFYGNFMGEVAEDQGHQAPLMAEMAGIRAPATRFESACASSGVAVREAVKDIRNGESDVVLVGGAERMTNLGTAGATKALSIAADELFEIRAGMNFPGAYALMAQAYFDEYGGDREDLAHIAVKNHENALENESAQYRTAISVEDVLEAPPVAEPLGLYDACPITDGASAIVLVSDAYADREGIDAPVSISGTGQGSDRMALADREYLARTPAATVAAEEAYADAGVGPDEVGVAEVHDCFTIAEVLAIESLGFFEHGEGIGAARAGETTRDGRLPVNLSGGLKAKGHPVGATGTSQIIELASVLSGDHVNSDAVPDATVGLAHNAGGTVASTTVHVLEVGE; encoded by the coding sequence ATGACAGGAGTTCGGATCGCCGGCACGGGACACACGCGCTTCGGGCAGTTCCCCGAACGCACCGGACGGGACCTCTTCGCGGAGGCCGCCGACGGGGCCATCGAAGGGGCGGGCGTCGACCGCGGCGACGTCGAGGCGCTGTTCTACGGCAACTTCATGGGCGAGGTCGCCGAGGACCAGGGCCACCAAGCGCCGCTGATGGCCGAGATGGCGGGGATCCGCGCCCCGGCGACCCGCTTCGAGAGCGCGTGTGCCTCGAGCGGCGTCGCGGTCCGCGAGGCGGTCAAGGACATTCGAAACGGCGAGAGCGACGTCGTCCTCGTGGGCGGGGCCGAGCGCATGACCAACCTCGGCACCGCGGGCGCGACGAAGGCGCTCTCGATCGCCGCCGACGAGCTGTTCGAGATCCGCGCGGGGATGAACTTCCCCGGCGCGTACGCGCTGATGGCCCAGGCGTACTTCGACGAGTACGGCGGCGACCGGGAGGACCTGGCCCACATCGCGGTGAAGAACCACGAGAACGCGCTCGAGAACGAATCCGCACAGTACCGGACGGCGATCAGCGTCGAGGACGTGCTCGAGGCGCCGCCGGTGGCCGAGCCGCTCGGGCTCTACGACGCCTGCCCGATCACCGACGGTGCGAGCGCGATCGTGCTCGTGAGCGACGCATACGCCGACCGCGAGGGGATCGACGCGCCCGTCTCGATCTCGGGGACGGGCCAGGGCAGCGACCGCATGGCGCTCGCCGACCGCGAGTATCTCGCGCGCACGCCCGCCGCCACCGTGGCGGCCGAGGAGGCCTACGCCGACGCGGGGGTCGGCCCCGACGAGGTGGGCGTCGCGGAGGTCCACGACTGCTTCACCATCGCGGAGGTGCTCGCCATCGAGTCGCTGGGCTTCTTCGAGCACGGCGAGGGGATCGGGGCGGCCCGCGCGGGCGAGACGACCCGTGACGGTCGGCTCCCGGTCAACCTCTCGGGCGGGCTGAAGGCGAAGGGTCATCCCGTCGGCGCGACCGGCACCAGCCAGATCATCGAGCTCGCGAGCGTCCTCTCGGGCGACCACGTCAACAGCGATGCCGTCCCCGACGCGACGGTCGGCCTCGCGCACAACGCCGGCGGCACGGTCGCCAGTACCACCGTTCACGTGCTGGAGGTGGGCGAATGA
- a CDS encoding M23 family metallopeptidase yields the protein MPPLQLFALFFLFWLWPTIRGLFDDSEEESPLEFDRGTKLRFWTSSFLTLLNPFVLVASINQLISQMAIYARHHDGLPAPGSYDQETRFSLPFSGSWTAINGGSSKGTSHSWEVLTQRYAYDFVVIEDGRSHAGEGARLEEYYCFDEPILAPADGEVVAASDGHRDCPYLGGWVDPFQRDLRGNYVTIRHAENEYSVLAHLKEGSVAVSEGEPVERGREIGRCGNSGNSTEPHLHFHVQDRPEFFLGAGLPITFERLVVESGDEPERRERGHVERDEVVRSA from the coding sequence TTGCCCCCCCTCCAGCTGTTCGCGCTGTTCTTCCTGTTCTGGCTGTGGCCGACGATCCGGGGTCTGTTCGACGACAGCGAGGAGGAGTCGCCGCTCGAGTTCGATCGAGGGACGAAGCTCCGTTTCTGGACGAGCAGCTTCCTGACCCTGCTCAACCCGTTCGTGCTCGTCGCCTCGATCAACCAGCTGATCAGCCAGATGGCGATCTACGCCCGCCATCATGACGGGCTGCCCGCACCCGGGAGCTACGACCAAGAGACGCGGTTCTCGCTGCCGTTCTCGGGATCGTGGACCGCGATCAACGGCGGCTCCTCGAAAGGGACCTCCCACTCGTGGGAGGTCCTCACCCAGCGCTACGCCTACGACTTCGTCGTCATCGAGGACGGAAGGAGTCACGCCGGCGAGGGCGCTCGACTGGAGGAGTATTACTGCTTCGACGAGCCGATCCTCGCGCCCGCCGACGGCGAGGTGGTCGCGGCGTCGGACGGCCACCGCGACTGCCCGTATCTCGGGGGCTGGGTCGACCCGTTCCAGCGCGACCTCCGCGGAAACTACGTGACGATCCGCCACGCCGAGAACGAGTACAGCGTGCTGGCCCACCTGAAGGAGGGGAGCGTCGCGGTGTCCGAGGGCGAGCCCGTCGAACGCGGTCGGGAGATCGGCCGGTGTGGCAACTCGGGCAACTCGACCGAGCCACACCTCCACTTCCACGTTCAGGACCGCCCGGAGTTCTTCCTGGGCGCGGGGCTACCGATCACCTTCGAGCGGCTCGTCGTCGAGTCGGGCGACGAGCCGGAACGGCGCGAACGCGGGCACGTCGAGAGAGACGAGGTCGTTCGATCGGCGTAG
- a CDS encoding phytoene/squalene synthase family protein, which translates to MSGSSRSSLPEATADLEWCHEAVDGVSRTFALTIDVLDEPMSSYICVGYLLCRIADTVEDAGHIPPETQSTLLRTYHAVLDPVDPTGAEAFTDAVSEWIPEDGRREADWAVVAEAPRVVRTFERQPEPVKEAIRPPVLELVAGMALFVDRYGQQGGLRLETREELEEYCYYAAGTVGVLITNLLCRREGALEESTERVLYENAESFGLLLQLVNISKDVHTDLRQEDNVYLPAAWLEGEGIPQEALLAEEHRDDAAAVVDRTADHARSFLDDAQRYLEALPEVDGNRLAAWAIPYLLAVGTLRELSDRPEDALSGEGVKISRAEVHAIVERMLGETDAAAVGELRTVIAERPFDQA; encoded by the coding sequence ATGTCTGGATCCTCCCGGAGTTCGCTCCCCGAAGCTACCGCCGACCTCGAATGGTGTCACGAGGCCGTCGATGGCGTCTCTCGGACGTTCGCGCTGACGATCGACGTACTCGACGAACCGATGTCCTCGTACATCTGTGTGGGCTATCTCCTCTGCCGTATCGCCGACACCGTCGAGGACGCCGGCCACATCCCGCCCGAGACCCAGTCGACGCTGCTCCGGACCTATCACGCGGTCCTCGATCCCGTCGATCCCACCGGCGCCGAGGCGTTCACCGACGCCGTTTCCGAGTGGATCCCCGAGGACGGGCGACGCGAGGCCGACTGGGCGGTCGTCGCCGAGGCCCCCCGCGTCGTCCGGACGTTCGAGCGCCAGCCCGAACCGGTCAAGGAGGCGATCCGCCCGCCCGTCCTCGAGCTCGTCGCCGGGATGGCGCTGTTCGTCGATCGCTACGGCCAGCAGGGAGGGCTGCGTCTGGAGACCCGCGAGGAGCTCGAGGAGTACTGCTACTACGCCGCCGGGACCGTCGGGGTCCTCATCACGAACCTGCTCTGTCGGCGCGAAGGGGCCCTCGAGGAGTCGACCGAGCGGGTCCTCTACGAGAACGCCGAGTCGTTCGGCCTCCTGCTCCAGCTGGTCAACATCTCGAAGGACGTCCACACCGATCTCCGCCAGGAGGACAACGTCTACCTGCCCGCGGCATGGCTTGAGGGCGAGGGGATCCCACAGGAGGCGCTGCTCGCCGAGGAACACCGCGACGACGCGGCCGCAGTCGTCGACCGCACCGCCGACCACGCCCGATCGTTCCTCGACGACGCCCAGCGCTACCTCGAGGCGCTGCCCGAGGTCGACGGCAACCGACTGGCCGCGTGGGCCATCCCCTACCTGCTCGCGGTCGGCACCCTCCGGGAGCTCTCGGACCGGCCCGAGGACGCCCTTTCCGGAGAGGGCGTGAAGATCTCCCGGGCCGAGGTCCACGCGATCGTCGAGCGGATGCTCGGCGAGACCGACGCCGCCGCCGTCGGCGAGCTCCGGACGGTCATCGCCGAACGGCCCTTCGATCAGGCCTGA